One genomic segment of Strix aluco isolate bStrAlu1 chromosome 7, bStrAlu1.hap1, whole genome shotgun sequence includes these proteins:
- the PKD2L1 gene encoding polycystin-2-like protein 1, translating into MSASHLNSRAESHFRASEEHELEAVGKKAWDNPVYNGSPSTSLKIRAIYNPKSILENPYENFEELRDPLPYQEEQSKAVDGKTSSFLKRCFYIFRGIRGLWGTTLTENTAENRELYVKTTLRELLVYIVFLVDICLLTYGMTSSNAYYYTKVMSELFLQTSSDGRVSFQSISSMADFWVYAQGPLLDNLYWTRWYNNESLAVHSAQSYIYYENLLLGVPRMRQLKVKNNSCLVHDDFKEEISGCYDVYSEDKEERISFGLINGTAWRYHSEEELGGSSHWGRLTSYSGGGYYIDLKLTREESAEALQVLKEKLWLDRGTRVVFIDFSVYNANINLFCVLRLVVEFPATGGAIPSWQIRTVKLIRYVSTWDFFIVACEIVFCVFIFYYVVEEILELRIHKLQYFTSIWNILDVVVILLSIVAIGFHIFRTIEVNRLLGELLKHPNTYADFEFLAFWQTQYNNMNAVNLFFAWIKIFKYISFNKTMTQLSSTLARCAKDILGFAIIFFIVFFAYAQLGYLLFGSQVENFSTFVKCIFTQFRIILGDFDYNSIDNANRVLGPIYFVTYVFFVFFVLLNMFLAIINDTYSEVKEELSSQKDELQLSDILKQSYNRTLMKLKLKKEQISDVQKALQNGTKELDFEDFKNSLKELGHADHEITAAFSRFDKDGNHILDEEEQQQMKHDLEAKRVALNTEIENLGKSCSDNNLDENLTYLEARQATWVSKEEFQVLLQRVLQLEQSINSIGSKIDAVVSKLDTLERNKLKRKDLLGKPLDSVSKEEEPNQEDLLPQRLDQLGKEEAEGWGMEHVQGNNLSGNSSQNGIYPILSRSSVPGSQVPKNIQPQSDACF; encoded by the exons ATGAGCGCGTCTCACCTAAACAGCAGAGCTGAGAGCCACTTTAGAGCCTCAGAGGAGCATGAACTGGAGGCAGTGGGGAAGAAAGCTTGGGACAATCCTGTTTACAATGGCTCTCCCTCTACCTCATTGAAGATTCGGGCCATCTACAACCCGAAGTCCATCCTGGAGAACCCCTATGAGAACTTTGAAGAGCTGAGGGATCCACTGCCCTACCAGGAAGAGCAGAGCAAAGCTGTGGATGGGAAGACAAGTTCTTTCCTCAAGCGCTGCTTCTACATCTTCAGAGGCATCCGAG GTCTGTGGGGCACTACACTGACAGagaacacagctgaaaacagagaACTTTATGTGAAGACCACACTGCGAGAGCTGCTAGTCTATATTGTATTCTTGGTGGACATCTGTCTAC TGACATATGGAATGACAAGTTCCAATGCCTATTACTACACCAAAGTGATGTCTGAGCTTTTCCTGCAGACCTCTTCGGACGGCCGTGTCTCATTCCAGTCCATCAGCAGCATGGCTGACTTCTGGGTG TATGCACAAGGGCCGCTTCTGGATAATCTTTACTGGACAAGGTGGTACAACAATGAGTCCCTGGCAGTGCACAGCGCCCAGTCATACATCTATTATGAGAACCTGCTGCTGGGCGTCCCACGCATGCGGCAACTGAAGGTGAAGAACAATTCCTGTCTGGTCCATGATGACTTCAAGGAGGAAATCTCAGGCTGCTATGATGTATACTCAGAAGACAAGGAGGAAAGGATCTCCTTTGGGCTCATCAATGGAACAGC GTGGAGGTACCATTCTGAGGAGGAGCTGGGTGGCTCATCTCACTGGGGAAGACTAACTAGTTACAGTGGGGGAGGATACTACATAGACCTCAAGTTGACCAGAGAAGAGAGTGCTGAAGCCCTGCAAGTCTTGAAGGAGAAATTGTGGCTGGATCGGGGGACACGAGTTGTCTTCATTGATTTCTCTGTGTATAATGCAAATATCAATCTGTTCTGCGTTCTGAG GTTAGTGGTTGAGTTTCCAGCCACTGGTGGTGCAATTCCCTCCTGGCAAATCCGGACAGTCAAGCTTATACGATATGTCAGCACGTGGGACTTCTTCATTGTTGCCTGTGAAATTGTCTTCTGTGTCTTCATCTTCTACTATGTTGTGGAGGAGATTTTGGAGCTGCGTATCCACAAGCTTCAGTACTTCACCAGCATCTGGAACATCCTGGATGTAGTTGTCATTCTG CTCTCCATTGTCGCTATTGGGTTTCACATCTTTCGCACCATTGAGGTGAACAGACTGTTGGGAGAGTTGCTGAAACACCCCAACACCTACGCGGACTTCGAGTTCTTGGCATTCTGGCAGACACAATACAACAATATGAATGCAGTCAACTTATTCTTTGCCTGGATCAAG ataTTCAAGTATATTAGCTTTAACAAAACAATGACCCAGCTCTCCTCCACATTGGCACGTTGTGCCAAGGACATCCTGGGCTTTGccattattttcttcattgtctTCTTTGCATATGCCCAGCTGGGTTACCTCCTTTTTGGGTCACAAGTGGAAAACTTCAGTACCTTTGTTAAATGCAT ctTCACTCAGTTTCGGATAATTCTTGGTGATTTTGACTACAATTCCATTGACAATGCCAACAGGGTCCTTGGGCCTATTTACTTTGTCACCtatgtgttctttgttttctttgtgctcCTG AATATGTTTCTGGCAATCATCAATGACACGTACTCAGAAGTTAAGGAGGAGCTTTCAAGCCAGAAGGATGAGCTGCAGCTCTCGGACATCTTGAAGCAG AGCTACAACCGGACGCTCATGAAGCTGAAGCTGAAGAAAGAGCAGATTTCTGATGTGCAGAAAGCACTGCAGAATGGAACGAAAGAACTGGACTTTGAAGACTTCAAGAACAGCTTGAAGGA ACTGGGACATGCAGACCATGAGATCACAGCAGCCTTCTCCAGGTTTGACAAAGATGGCAATCACATCCTTGATGAAGAGGAGCAACAGCAGATGAAGCATGACCTAGAGgcaaaaagg GTTGCTCTGAATACAGAGATTGAAAATTTGGGGAAATCCTGTAGCGACAACAACCTGGATGAGAATCTGACCTACCTGGAAGCAAGACAGGCCACCTGGGTCTCCAAAGAAGAGTTCCAAGT CCTCCTGCAACGTGTGCTGCAGCTGGAACAGTCCATAAACAGCATCGGTTCCAAGATTGATGCAGTGGTGAGCAAGCTAGACACGCTGGAAAGAAACAAGCTGAAGAGGAAGGACCTGTTGGGCAAACCACTGGATAGTGTTAGCAAG GAGGAAGAACCCAATCAGGAAGACCTGCTCCCCCAGAGACTAGAccagctggggaaagaagaagcagaaggTTGGGGGATGGAACATGTTCAGGGAAACAACCTGAGTGGCAACTCTTCCCAAAATGGGATCTATCCCATCTTGTCCAGGTCAAGTGTGCCGGGGTCTCAGGTGCCCAAGAACATCCAGCCACAGTCTGATGCGTGCTTCTAG